Below is a genomic region from Pleuronectes platessa chromosome 2, fPlePla1.1, whole genome shotgun sequence.
aatctttctcttttgtttatAAAGAAACAACGAGAAAGAAAACGAGAAAGAACCCATATTTAAACTCTCTCTATTTATATAaagagttatatatatatatatatatataaaagagtTATATATAAAGAGATTTATTAAACGAGAAGAACCCATatttaaactatatatatatataaagagttATATATAAAGAGTTTTATTATGGGTTCTTTCTCGcttttctatatatataaagagtTATATATAAAGAGTTTTATTATGGGTTCTTTCTCGTTTTTATTTctcataaatgaaataaaaactaatttccacaaaacttgttgGAGCATCGGCTCGAGAAACTAAAAAACGAGAAATAAAAACGAGAAAGAACCCATAATAAAACTCTATCTTATAAaactctttatatatatatagagtcttatatatatatatatgatgctccaacaagttttgtggaaattagTTTGGTGGTTTTCCAGTAATCCTGAtgccaaccaaccaacagacagatgagaaaacacttgtcacattaTCCATTTGCCCTTTTCAAGCCGATCCACCAGAGCCTCATTGTTTCTCACCATTTGTAGAAGCagccatttccttttcattctaATGCTTCAATCAGACATGATGAAATCCACGTGAAACGCTGCATGAAGCAGCTTCACTGATTAACCACCGCCGGCCGCACCTGAAGACCGAGGACGAGTTCACACGCTGGGAACAAAGAGCGAGGCCGTCTTTTTAAAAATACCCCATATATATGTGTGATTTGATGTTTTGGTAAATAGAGACTTTAGCTGTAAGTTGCTGCTGATACTTGATGCTCAGCACATTCTGATGAATCCCTGGTGGGGTGAATATCAACCGACAGATTTCAAGGAGCAAAACCTTTTCCCCGGCTGAATACCAGCCTTTGAAAGGATGTCATTAATTCTTTAAACTCAGcagacggagagaaggagagaaatggGGTTTTGGGGGGAGGATatatgaagggagggagggagggagggagggagagagggagagagggagagagggagggaagtgacggcaaacatttgtgaaagtgATGATATTTGAAGCTCAGTTCATTACCAAGAAAAGGGAGAGAAGCAGATTTGAAGAATGATGCATGTTACCAGTGCACATTTGTCTTTGTTATGCCGATGACACGGAACCTAGATTACACACGTAGTGTTTGAGGCCGAGCCAAAGAAAGTGTGGAGGCACAAAGACGCCAGagtctcattcacacacatgcacgtgcacacacacacacacacacacttacacacacacagagagagtgttGGCAGTCGCTCATTCTGGCTCGGATCCTCTTAGAGGGGAAGAAATAAGCCAAACCTTTCATCTTAGTAAACATTTGCTATTTTCAAAGTCAGCTATTTGCATACCGTgcgtacctgtgtgtgtgtgtgtgtgtgtgtgcatgtgtgtacgtgtgtgtgcatgtgtgtgtgtttgtgtgtgtgtattagagagcaTATTGTGTCAGGAGGTTTCAAGAGAATGATATTCGGGGTGGAAAAGTTAATCCCAACCTCGACTGTATTAGTCACACTCGcttgcttttcacacacacaaccacacacacacacacacacacaacagagtgCTTTGCTCAGGTGACTCTTTGTTGCCCCCTCCTGATCAGCTCGGGGGCGTCCTCACAATGCTGCAGCTCACGTCCTCATTCAACAAGCTGCAGCCACCAGAGGAGCAAGTTGTCACTAAAACCAAATTAGAGACACAGAGCTTTGGGCACGTTGGGTGACATGTATCCACCTTTTGGCCCCGAGCGCTGATGTGAGGTCTGCGAAGCTTTAAAAAGCTGGAATTCTCTGGTGCACACAAGATATTCAACCTCGGAGTTGTGGGAAAATGttgtgaaaagaaaagcaaatactTTGATGGTCTCTGTGAGCAGCCGGGACGTTTCTCtatgaaagagaaaacaaatggaCTCAGTGATGGAGACCCTGGTTGCTGCACGGTGGGGGTGATGGGGAGCTTGTAGTGATAATGAAACGTTTTCCTGACAGTACAAGACGTAGAGGCACATTATGCTTCCTCTTAGTGATTGGTGTCTTGGCCTTGTACCTGACACATCTCCTCCTTCCAGCTGGGGTCTGCTCACCGTGATAGATGGAGCCGCACATCAGCCTCCGCTCCGGGGGACGTGGAGGATTAAGTCCTCAGGAGGACGGAGTCTCTGTAGATTCTGCTGCTGACGGAGGAGATGAGTTTATCTGTGGTGGGACGTCTCCTTTTTTTAACCTGTGGCCTCTAACAAGCCTTGTTTGTCCGTTCAGAGTGACTCGATCCACAAGAGGAGCAGACGTACGGCTGCAATTTCAATTTGTGCTTTTTATAAACTTGCCCGTGTGTCTAAACTCttcattattctgcagaaatttaattgaatttgcAGGAACCTAATTATTTAGCACGTTGAGGTATttgcacacggctcgacagtgTGGTGTTTGCTCTGTGCAAACTTTGGAAAATACAACTTCCCTCGATTTTGCTTCTTTACTTTCGAGCTGCAGCTACATTTCTCTAAAGCACCTCGACTCACCTCTGGTATTTTATCATCTGCAAAACATGATTTTCTCTGGTTTGGAAACATTTTGTCCATATTCTCAGTTTCTCGGTTCATCTTTTGCCTTTGTCATTGATTTTTTAATTGTGGATTCTAAAATGCTGAGTATTCAATTATTAATAACCTTGATGGAGAGATTTTGATGATTTTAAACTGCATCATCATGCACGGATTGAACCTTCGAGATAAATAAAACCAGATGGTGCGGCACAGTCACATCTCTCCATGTTCATTTAAACATGAGGTGCTTTAAGAAGGTTTAGTTCAAATACTTTGAGATTTACATTCAGTGCAAGTTTCAACACATATGAAACAAACATTAATATTGATAAGCCAGTTGTTTTTTAGAGTTTTCACAGGTCAAATTATCTGAACGCCACCTCAGGCCACTTGCCtcgctttctctttctctctctcacacacacacatacacacacacacacacacacacacacacttacacaaacacacacacacacacacacacacacacacacacacacacacacacacacacacacacaccgccatCTGTAGAAAACAGCCAAGAAACTGAGTTATGACCCCATTAAAGGCCAAACAGgccactgaacacacacaaatagtcaaacagatgtgcacacacacgcacacactataTTTATCTCATTACCACAGATAAAAACCTTTATTCATCTGTGCTTGTGCGTTGCTGTAGGTGTGAACAATTATTTATTAGGGGATAACCTGGTTAGGGCAAAAAATAACCCAGTGTTTGTCTTTGATACCATgtaacaacagacacacacacacacacacacacttaacattcTATCATCTCTGTTattgtcccgtgttcctgtcaaAGTGCAGCTGTTGTGTCACatatttgtgttaatgtttgttaGATGAGAGCAGGATTGCGTGTTGTCAGTCTCATGCAGATGTTTCACATCAAAGACACGACAGATGAAGTCCTGATGGTTTTTATTCACAGAGACATGTGCAGCCATAATTATTTAACGAGTACGAGCGGAACACGATGATCATTGTCCTCTTTTTAAAGAATGTGCGGGCAtgatgagggaggggggggggggggggggcgtcgtGACCagagactgaaaataaagatggacgacgtgacagctccccaaaaagtacaaagacaaagacaaagacaaagttcATAAGGTGCAGGGATCAAGAGGGGTTTGATTTGGTCACTTAATATTTATTGTTCCTTAGTTTATCTACCTCTGTTTTTGATATAAATAACaatgtaaatatgtgtatatcTGATTAAGGATGTAGTTGTATGagcttgtatgtatgtataactatatatatcaccttttttttataatttaaattaTCGTTATTATTACATACAATATAGAGGACAGGgtaataacatatatatatatataggaagcTGGTAAAGTACAagatcatttttaattaatgaCTTTTATAAGATTTATTCAGTTTGTGATTATGTAGATTAAATTATTCATTAATATTaccttttatgtttatttttctttcgcTACTTTCTTTCcataatttgtctttatttatatacattttctaaataaatataaatgaatgcGACACATTCGCTCAACAATCATCCGCCTCCCTATACGGCTGACAGTAAGCAGGCGGCCACATCAATTAGCCCCTTTTAGCACAGAGGCCGTCAGGGAAAGCAACAATGGCCGGTGCTGTGTGGATTAGTGCTTTTTCCGGCTTAGCTTCCTCAGTCGATTCTGTTGGGGAGATGCTAACTGGACGCTAAAAGGCAGCTAACCCCAGAAGGCTGATCATACCAGGGTGATGCGAGCCCCATTACAGTAATCCAAATGCTAAGACTATTGTGGTCCCGCAGAAAAGGACAGGCCATTAGAGAGAGGGAGTTTGGAGAAAATGCAAAGGGAGGAAAAGTTGGAAACgggacagaaaaagagaaggaggggaaaaatagaaaatggTCAAGGGAAGAAGGGAATGATGGAAAACAAAAGACcgggtgaaaagaaaaacaagatgcaGAATGATAACAAAAAGGAGCAGTTGGAAATGGTGGTGATGAGAAAATAGAAATTTAAcggggagagatgagaggagaaggatgatgctgagaagaggacaggaaaaAGACGactgaaagaaaatgtaatagaGGAGAGATGGTCAAAAGAcgggaataaaaaacaaacaattaaatagGAAAGAACAGAGTATTTGGaataagacaaaaataaatcacatcgCTGCCCCTTTGcttggttttaaactcttgtcTTTCTTCCGTAAAAACTCCTGGatatgattaaaatatttagtttgtgtAACATTCTTCAGTAAAATGTCTATAAAGCACCAGACCTATGTTATATACTTTGTTGACTTGTTTCTTTCAAACCCAACCAACAAGTCCCATGATCCCCTGCTGCGACATCATCAATCTAGGTCTTGACCCATAGCAGCTGAAGTtaaatattgtgcattttaATAAAGACTTAAAGGTCTTATATGCAAACTATGACACTCCTAATGGTGATTCTTGATTTTAGTGTAAAAGGCCTCTTGGCTCTGTTCTAACTGTTGGACAATGGGAGGGAATTGTTGCACTACTTGGCTTTTCGTCGgctccaaaaagaaaagaaagattcaaGATTAGAACAGGAATGTAGAGGCATATAACTTAAACCGCTTTCTTGTGTTCAAAAAAATCCTTTTGGCCAGAACCTCTTAAGCAGAGATAACAAGGAAAAGCACATCGAGAGCAGGAGACAGCAGGAGCTCAGAATCGAATCGTTACAAAACTAGTATGGGAGGTAGAGAAGGTTGATGGTAAAACATAATGTGAATGTAATAGCATTTCCTCCTAAATGTATCTACTGTACGATTAGAGGATTGTTTCACATGAAAGTCATTTGCAGGAGCTTTGATTGATGGTGATGAAATATTTCCGGACGATTAAGGATTAAACTGAAAAGCTTCATACGTTGTTTTCTTCAGTCTCATTCCTTTTGGTCCAATTGCAGCATTTCCCCTGGATGGTCACTGACTTTTCCTCTTACCTGAGTGATAATGCGTCTTAGTGCCGGGTGAACCCAACCGACGACCTTGAGGGCTGAAGATCCCACTCGGCTGGTTCTATCTGCCATGGACGATAACACAGGATTCAactgatgagaaaaaaaaaggagaggtaAATTAAAAATTTGAAATTAGGCTAATACTTAAAGGGCGTCATTAAAAGGCAGCTACAAATTAATTCATTAACCCAGGGAGATGTGAAGGGAGGGATCATATAGATGAGATAAATTGACAGACCTTtgatttaaaggagacatatcatgtcatatagtttttttttaatgtaaaagttctgcgaTGTTTAAAATCTTTGTAGAAACTTTGTTGGGACATGGAATTTGGGAAACCAACGTTCGGCCCACATTGGCAGTCAAAAGCCTGAAGCTGCATTTCCTTTGTTCTGGAGAAAACCAGAGCCTCCCGAACTCAGCCTCTCTTCCTGCATCTTCTCCAGCTCACATCTTCTCTTTCCATCCAACTCTTCAAGAGGAGCACAAAGGTTCAGATCCAGCTCATCTcaccaaggaaacctcctcgcaACCCAAGCTCTACCAGCCTCCGAGCatcgacgcgatgtcctgcaggaaaacttcaaccagcaactgagctgcacagctcaacagaaccacTAAGGCAGGAGCCATACAACCAGGAGCCACACAACCAGCCAGACGACGTCACCGAACTGCGAACTGCACAGCAACTTTCTTTTTCCCCTTTACGCAGACGGGTAACAgaactgggcttaataattatacaagctaagcaagactgtttattcgattctgtgtgatgtttataagtttgatttgtgttgtgatattttggttataagttattcagtgatattaatattcaatattttattttgataaccaaatttattgaatgccgaaAGGCACAACATTTGATGGTATCAAGTTTAatgcattattgcacaacaaacTTCTCTcctgcacagaaaacactgacacacctgAAACGACTCTAGGAGTAAGTCATTAGTAGTTTTTAAAAAGGGAGGTATACTCCACCTGGACCAGAGAATGAAGAGAACGCGCAGGTGCCTGAAACCAATAATTTTTGGAACGACCAGCAGAGGGCGTCTCCACTTGATTTATGACTTCAGGAAGGATTTGGTGAATACAGCTTTATTATGTTAATTAAGTAAATTATTatgctgattgattgattgaccatAAAGCACCGTATATATTTGGGGCATGGAcactgattgacagctagtagaTGATTATTAGTATTGACTGCAGGTTGCCGGTGTAGGTGGGCGTGAAGTGTCTCATCCAGCCTCCACCCCCCAGATGCTTTAGTTAACATCACATAGAGTTCAAGCAGCTGCACCAGCTTCGGGAGGGAAGATAGAAAGCCGTTGCTATGTGAGGAGGATGcgcatgtttacacaaacagaacatacagccgatagagcaggaacacaatattctttactccaatgaacaacaacaccGACCCACAAGGCGTCAGTCGAGTCAAGGCTTgtttataaaacacaaaatcgAACTGTCATGAAGTGACGATTTTCCCCAGCAAccatcagaggaggagtgaaaCGGAGCGGCTCCCATCATTTCCTGTTTCTAGTGCCAAGAGGCTGGGTCTACGCCTGcgcaccatcaaggaagaaccAAGTCTCAACCACGGCGACACCCCCTCGTTATTGACCAATCCTGttctacctactgttataaatatTGTAACTTCCGTCCGAGCAGTGCGACTCTTTACTGCCCGGTGCTGCTAGAGGGCAGGGGCTGTGCTTTGCTGTACCTTTTCATCACTTCTTAAAAATAATTGATTGAATAAAACCAagaccggctcttctcatatttgggataaaAGAAAACGACATATCCCCAATTCAGGTAACATCACCTACCCTATTCCATCAGGATAGTTTAAATGTCAGCAGACATGTGGCACTTTCTCCTCCGTTTAAAAAAACAGAGGTTGAGTCCCACTTTTGTGCCTttgattacagtttttctcagttgttaacacacaaaaagcgaaaatccggcacaatttgcacaaccttcacttcatgaaCCAATCGCTcaacccaatttggcactacttcacactcccttatctgcataagactctgactttccttcattacactctgatgtcaattacaaatcaacttgttgtcaaaacactacacacaatgttcagttgttgcacacacttctcaagtaaaatctcaaagcatcaacctacaacacacaaatactcaaatctctaaacattcaggtctgttgagcaatttcacctcattttcacagccgaacaggagactgacattgtagatatggttcgtgagaacaactctatcacactcagacaaataaaaactaggatcctggctgaccatgctacatttagaaacgtccagaccgtcagcctctctacattggagcgtattcttcataggactgCCATGTGAATGAAACAAGTGTAcagggtcccatttgaacgTAACACAGGCATGACGGAGTTATggcgagagtttgtgcttgtaagtaccaacattcagcactgacacatgcatgtattgtacctgtaatccaatattgttccttttctacagtgtctcactgtaacccactgtgttgacctctatgtgtccatactgtaacttgcattctcatgctgtctgtgtcagcggatccaggagcatgacacagctcatgtgttgtaccagtacatctttatcgacgaggtggtattcaacctggtgaagaggaggcgacggggcagaaacctCATTGGCCAGCGGACCATCATTGAGGTCcctggccagcgtggtgggaacatcacaatgtttgctgcaatgaatcaccatgggatcttgcaccgtcatgcccacctaggggcctataacgctgcccgtctcctcgtcttcctggatggcctgcatgacctgctggtaccacctggccaggtagatgacccacagtgggctcttacaacacacctcacgttctcaaatgtttggaccgattgCACAACATCGTCAAAGCAGTAAACCacatgcaccagatgcaatccattgtcatcagggacaatgtgtcattccaccgctctgctctggtccagaactggtttcaacaccatccacagtttacagtaccataccttccaccatactggTGGTGTTtctaaatatatctgtttcatatttgtgtgctgctttatgtttgactattcaaaaaagtaggcctacattGAGATataggagaaatggctcattctccagaatcaatgtcattcatatggtgtgttccattttgatgattgtgttttcagttttgcacttcagtgtgctgtaaatgcttggtagtgtgcaagcaaatgcttcgTTGTGTGttctcaatgaatggtatgtgtgtgtcatttgaaaatatggctgtgtgtaccaaatgaaaacacgagttccattttgtgaacaggtaagagatttgatagCAAACAGTCATCTTGCAAagtgagtgtcaggtttagcattttgtgtgtcaggttttcagttttctgtgtgcagttttgagaaagccgttattgttttgaaaaacgtgtgttaacaattgtgaaaaactgtaacatcAAGTGTGACCAGGCCACTGTGAAATGCAGTTAATCCTGACACACCAATAacttcttcctcaaacacagccagctcctcccagtcagggtacgtctgtgtctcctcccttcacaggtgtgtcagtgtaagaACCAGTAAAAAGCTGTGAACTGTGGAGGATGAGTCACTGCAAGGAGTGAACTAGAGGGGGATGAGCAGAGATCTATTTCTGCTCAGAGGAAGATAACCTGTTCTACAGTCTCTgtcagcagctgaaatggcgcagcaagaaattcaactggacagagaaagattctgctgttcgatctgtctggatctactgaaggatccggtgactactggctgtggacacagctactgtaagagctgtattaacacccactgggaccatggggaggagagaggaagctacagctgcccTCAGTGTAGAAAGACCTTCTCACCGAGGCCTGGCCTGGtgaaaaacaccatgttagctgctttagtggaggagctgaagaagactggactccaagctgctcctgcttatcactgctatgctggacctgaagatgtgacctgtgatttctgcactgggagaaaactgaaagctctcaagtcctgtttgaattgtttggcctcttattgtgaaaaacacctccagcctcatcttcagtcagctctattgaagaagcacaagctggtggagccctcggagaagctaCAGGAGAACCTCTGCTCTCGTCACgatgaggtgatgaagatgttctgccgcactgatcagcagtgtatctgttatctctgctctgtggatgaacataaagaccacgacacagtgacagctgcagcagaaaggactgcgaggcagagagagctcgggctgaggagacaaacaatccagcagagagtccaggacacagagaaagacgtgaagctgcttcaacaggaggaggaggccctcaaTGCCTCTGCTGATAAAGAAGTGGCAGAAAGTaaggagatcttcactgagatgatccTTCTGCTGatgaaaagaagctctgatgtgatgcagcagatcagatcccagcaggaaactgaagtgagtcgaatcagagagcttcaggagagaccggagcaggagatcactgagctgaagaggaaagaccaggaactgaagcagctctcagacacagaggatcactaccagtttctacacaactacccctcactgaCACCACTCAGTcgatctacacactcatccagcatcaggatccgtcctGTGAGgtactttgaggacgtgacagcagctgtgtcccaggtcagaggtcgactacaggacattctgagtgagacagagagaaagatttttcagattgtgtctcaagtggatgttttactgccacaaccagagccagagaccagagctg
It encodes:
- the LOC128455035 gene encoding tripartite motif-containing protein 16-like; this translates as MAQQEIQLDRERFCCSICLDLLKDPVTTGCGHSYCKSCINTHWDHGEERGSYSCPQCRKTFSPRPGLVKNTMLAALVEELKKTGLQAAPAYHCYAGPEDVTCDFCTGRKLKALKSCLNCLASYCEKHLQPHLQSALLKKHKLVEPSEKLQENLCSRHDEVMKMFCRTDQQCICYLCSVDEHKDHDTVTAAAERTARQRELGLRRQTIQQRVQDTEKDVKLLQQEEEALNASADKEVAESKEIFTEMILLLMKRSSDVMQQIRSQQETEVSRIRELQERPEQEITELKRKDQELKQLSDTEDHYQFLHNYPSLTPLSRSTHSSSIRIRPVRYFEDVTAAVSQVRGRLQDILSETERKIFQIVSQVDVLLPQPEPETRADFLKYSQEITLDPNTAYKYLLLSEGNRQVTYMRVDQSYSNHTDRFTYWDQVLSRESLTGRCYWEVEVGVRVRGGVGVAVTYKNISRSGNSHECRFGFNDTSWMLYCEVKRYNFYYNSIKTPVSGPVSSRVGVYLDHSAGVLSFYRVSDTMTLLHRVQTTFTHPLYAGVRVCNYGDTAKFCKPK